A single genomic interval of Daucus carota subsp. sativus chromosome 1, DH1 v3.0, whole genome shotgun sequence harbors:
- the LOC108225953 gene encoding vacuole membrane protein KMS1 → MGSVSAASQSNHVTDSGLHEKHKQELENLTLTTQPLKTIKFFILAIIQYLKKVILYLLGHGAWLTFLSSFLVLGAALLMNTNGPHEKHFEEIIQYLEFGLWWVALGVASSIGLGSGLHTFVLYLGPHVAFFTIKAMQCGRVDIKSAPYDTIQLNRGPSWLRKNCSEFGPPVFTSSEGLRVPLSSILPQVQLEAVLWGLGTALGELPPYFISRAASLSGGTLDMEELDTSSSEDEGQIASLLNRLKRWFLSHAQYLNFFTILLLASVPNPLFDLAGIMCGQFGIPFWEFFLATMIGKAIIKTHIQTVFIISVCNNQLLDWIENELIWVLSHIPGFDSILPDLVVKLHAMKEKYMTSPPPVNTNVKVNKWELSLASIWNAVVWLMLMNFLVKIVTSTAQRYLKKQQEKELAAVANQEPPAADTSNNTDH, encoded by the exons GACTTCATGAGAAGCATAAGCAGGAACTAGAAAATTTAACACTTACAACACAGCCTTTAAAAACCATAAAATTTTTCATTCTGGCTATTATTCAGTATCTAAAAAAAGTAATACTCTATCTGTTGGGACATGGAGCTTGGCTTACATTTCTGAGTAGTTTCCTGGTTCTAGGTGCGGCACTGTTGATGAACACTAATGGCCCTCATGAAAAG CATTTCGAGGAGATAATCCAGTATCTGGAGTTTGGGCTGTGGTGGGTGGCCCTTGGTGTTGCATCTTCAATTGGTCTTG GATCTGGACTACATACTTTTGTCTTGTATTTAGGTCCTCATGTAGCCTTTTTTACGATAAAAGCAATGCAATGTGGCCGGGTGGACATTAAAAGTGCTCCATATGATACAATACAATTGAATAGAGGGCCTTCATGGCTTAGGAAGAATTGCTCTGAATTTGGTCCTCCTGTTTTTACGTCCTCAGAGGGTTTGCGGGTTCCACTTAGCAGTATACTGCCGCAGGTTCAGTTAGAGGCTGTTTTGTGGGGTTTGGGAACTGCACTAGGAGAGCTACCTCCATACTTTATTTCAAGAGCAG CAAGCTTATCTGGCGGCACACTGGATATGGAAGAATTGGATACATCATCTTCTGAAGATGAAGGGCAGATAGCTTCGCTTTTGAATCGACTCAAGCGTTGGTTCCTGTCACATGCTCAATATCTAAACTTCTTTACCATTCTATTGCTTGCATCG GTGCCAAATCCTTTGTTTGACCTTGCTGGCATAATGTGTGGACAGTTTGGCATTCCTTTTTGGGAGTTTTTTCTCGCAACAATGATTGGAAAAGCAATTATTAAAACACACATACAG ACTGTGTTCATCATATCAGTCTGCAACAATCAGCTATTGGACTGGATAGAGAACGAGTTAATTTGGGTTCTTAGCCATATACCTGGTTTTGATTCCATTCTCCCCGACCTTGTTGTAAAACTGCATGCAATGAAAGAGAAATATATGACATCACCGCCGCCAGTGAACACAAATGTTAAG GTgaacaagtgggagttgtcgtTAGCTTCAATTTGGAACGCTGTTGTGTGGTTAATGCTCATGAACTTTCTTGTAAAGATTGTCACTTCAACTGCCCAAAGATATCTTAAAAAGCAGCAGGAGAAAGAGTTGGCTGCTGTCGCAAATCAGGAACCACCTGCAGCAGACACCTCAAACAATACCGATCATTAG
- the LOC108226443 gene encoding mavicyanin-like — MGLERADLGVLVMVVICCCMQIAGGTVYKVGDSAGWTTIGKVDYKQWAATKTFKLNDVILFEYSSQFHNVMQVKHVHYKSCNASFPIATHTSGNDSITITKHGHHFFLCGVPGHCQAGQKVDINVLRLSDSLPPSSPPAALPTSSPIVPAPSPSKAAPFSVLSWFSCYLWLVMPVIVALF, encoded by the exons ATGGGTCTGGAGAGAGCTGATCTGGGTGTGTTGGTGATGGTGGTGATATGTTGTTGCATGCAAATAGCAGGAGGTACAGTTTACAAGGTGGGGGACTCAGCTGGCTGGACAACCATTGGGAAAGTTGATTACAAGCAGTGGGCTGCTACTAAAACCTTCAAACTTAATGATGTTATCT TGTTTGAGTACAGCTCTCAGTTCCACAATGTGATGCAAGTGAAACATGTACACTACAAGTCATGCAATGCATCTTTCCCAATTGCCACTCACACATCAGGCAATGACTCCATCACCATCACCAAGCACGGCCACCATTTCTTTCTCTGCGGGGTTCCTGGTCACTGCCAAGCTGGTCAGAAAGTCGACATCAACGTGCTTCGCCTTTCTGATTCACTTCCTCCCTCCTCCCCTCCTGCTGCATTGCCCACTTCTTCACCCATTGTGCCTGCACCTTCTCCGAGCAAGGCAGCTCCATTCTCTGTTTTGAGCTGGTTTTCGTGTTACCTTTGGTTGGTTATGCCTGTTATTGTAGCCTTGTTTTGA
- the LOC108225700 gene encoding long chain acyl-CoA synthetase 6, peroxisomal: MEENRVISSTRRLGVITNHLFSESADQPSLLRSVRTSSQLFSEQGYSVVLPQISQEGESNIYRSVHSPLKLITTFPNHPEISTLHDNFERSAEIFRDERYLGTRVGVDGSVGEYRWMTYGEAATARSSIGSGLLNHGIPKGSCIGLYFINRPEWMIVDHACCAYSYVSVPLYDTLGPDAVNFIINHATVRAIFCVRQTLDTLLSSLSKIPSVRLVVVVGGADGQMLPLPLKPGVEVVSYSELLKQGQSNLQPFRPPKPADIATICYTSGTTGNPKGAVLSHGGLIANVAGATYKIIWNTSDVYISYLPLAHIYERYHQIMVPYYGTAVGFYQGDNTKLLDDMVQLRPTIFCSVPRLFNKIYASILNSIKASGREKLFTASFNAKKQSIMTGKNPSPTWDDVIFNNIKEKLGGRVRFMFSAAAPLSPDVMDFLRVCFDGHVIEAYGMTENSCMISCMDANDYLNGHVGSPNPACEVKLVDVPEMEYTSKDRPYPRGEICVRGPTVFSGYFKDEVQTKEAMDEDKWLHTGDIGMWLPEGRLKIIDRKKNIFKMAQGEYVAPEKLENVYAKCKFVAQCFIHGDSTKSALVAVISLDQDVLKPWAFAEGIMYENLHQLCNDPRTKAAVLADMDVVGRQSQLRGFEFAKAVTLVLEPFTLDNGLLTPTFKIKRAAAKAYFAKEISMMYAELSASETSEKKLL, encoded by the exons atggaggaaaatcgaGTCATCAGTT CTACTCGCCGCCTCGGAGTCATCACAAATCACCTCTTCTCCGAATCCGCTGATCAACCGTCGCTTCTCCGATCAGTCCGAACCTCCAGCCAGCTCTTCTCCG AGCAGGGGTATAGTGTTGTCCTTCCGCAGATATCGCAGGAAGGGGAGTCGAATATTTATAG ATCTGTGCACTCACCTCTGAAGCTCATCACAACCTTTCCTAATCATCCTGAAATCAGTACCTTGCATGATAATTTTGA GCGCTCTGCTGAAATATTTCGAGATGAAAGGTATCTAGGTACACGAGTTGGGGTAGATGGAAGTGTTGGAGA GTACAGGTGGATGACCTATGGGGAAGCAGCTACCGCTCGTTCATCAATAGGTTCTGGTTTACTGAATCATGGCATACCAAAG GGATCTTGCATAGGGCTCTATTTCATCAATAGACCAGAGTGGATGATAGTTGATCATGCTTGCTGTGCATATTCCTATGTATCAGTTCCTTTGTATGATACCCTTG GTCCCGATGctgtaaattttataataaatcatgCTACTGTACGAGCTATATTTTGTGTGCGGCAAACACTAGATACT TTGCTGAGCAGCTTGTCTAAGATCCCTTCTGTACGACTAGTAGTG GTGGTTGGTGGCGCAGATGGTCAAATGTTACCACTACCATTAAAACCAGGAGTAGAGGTTGTATCATACTCAGAACTACTTAAACAG GGTCAGAGCAATCTCCAGCCCTTTCGTCCACCAAAACCTGCTGACATTGCTACTATATGCTATACAAGTGGTACAACTGGGAATCCAAAG GGAGCTGTACTGTCCCACGGAGGCTTGATTGCAAATGTGGCTGGCgcaacttataaaattatatggaaTACTTCAGATGT TTATATATCATATCTACCTCTAGCACACATATATGAACGATATCACCAAATAATGGTGCCATATTATGGAACAGCAGTTGGATTCTACCAAGGG GACAATACGAAATTGTTGGATGATATGGTGCAGTTAAGACCCACTATTTTTTGCAGTGTTCCTaggttatttaataaaatatacgcCAG TATTCTAAATTCTATAAAGGCATCTGGTCGTGAGAAGTTGTTTACTGCTAGTTTCAATGCTAAGAAGCAGTCAATAATGACCG GAAAGAATCCCTCTCCCACTTGGGATGATGTTATATTTAACAACATAAAAGAAAAACTCGGAGGTCGAGTTCGTTTTATGTTTTCAGCTGCAGCCCCCCTATCTCCTGATGTAATGGACTTTCTGAGGGT GTGCTTCGACGGTCATGTTATAGAAGCATATGGGATGACTGAAAATTCTTGCATGATAAGTTGCATGGATGCTAACGATTATTTAAATGGTCATGTGGGTTCTCCCAATCCTGCTTGTG AAGTAAAGCTTGTTGATGTTCCAGAAATGGAATATACATCCAAGGATAGGCCTTATCCACGTGGTGAGATCTGCGTAAGAGGCCCCACTGTGTTCTCAGGATACTTCAAAGATGAAGTACAGAC AAAAGAAGCAATGGATGAAGACAAATGGCTTCATACTGGAGACATAGGGATGTGGTTACCCGAAGGCAGACTAAAGATCATTGATAG GAAGAAGAACATATTTAAAATGGCACAGGGAGAATATGTAGCTCCTGAAAAACTTGAGAATGTATATGCCAAGTGCAAATTTGTTGCACAGTGTTTCATACACG GTGACAGCACAAAATCCGCTTTAGTTGCTGTTATCTCATTAGATCAGGATGTGTTGAAACCATGGGCATTTGCTGAAGGCATCATG TATGAGAACTTACACCAGCTGTGCAATGACCCGAGAACAAAGGCAGCCGTCCTGGCTGACATGGACGTTGTGGGTAGACAAAGCCAG CTGAGAGGCTTTGAATTTGCAAAAGCTGTGACTTTGGTGCTGGAGCCATTTACTTTGGATAATGGTCTACTCACTCCTACCTTCAAG ATCAAAAGAGCTGCTGCAAAGGCATACTTTGCAAAAGAAATATCTATGATGTATGCGGAGCTTTCGGCTTCTGAAACCTCAGAGAAGAAGCTACTGTAG